One genomic segment of Chitinophaga sancti includes these proteins:
- a CDS encoding glycosyl hydrolase family 28 protein, with product MNIRHYLLVLLLPLISWMPADQPRIFLIGDSTMSSKPLEDNPERGWGQLFPQFLDGIEVKNYAVNGRSTKSFINEHRWDSVLAQLKKGDWVLIQFGHNDQKKEDSTRYAAPNGAYKDNLLRFVKEARAKGANPVLITPVMRRKFDDKGNFVDQHGEYPGVVRALAAQYKVPLIDLHKSSEALIVQHGVQGSEKLFKTTPAGHYTKLPDGVTDNTHFNTYGATLVAGLVAKEIHEKHIGLDPFLKKTAFEGKYRFDLPEVYEPHFRRDTLNILSFGAKSDGVTLNSQSINAAIDTCSNRGGGVVMIPSGLWLTGPIVLKSNVNLYLAPNSILQFTTDFSQYPLIETTYEGLKAMRCQAPLSALNAENIAITGKGILDGGGDAWRIVKKDKLTESQWKKLTTSGGITGEDQKTWYPSEKSQKGSKTQQAGVIAPGKTAADYNDIKDFLRPNMISIASCKYVLLEGVTFQNSPAWCLHPLLCEHITLRNVYAKNPWYAQNGDGLDLESCRFARIEGCTFDVGDDGICIKSGRDEQGRKRGVPTADVIVNNCTVYHAHGGFVIGSEMSGGANNLYVSDCSFLGTDIGLRFKTTRGRGGIVEKIYVNNINMENIPAEAILFDMYYMAKDPVVLVGEKREAPKVETIPVTDGTPRFRDFHINNVVCNGAAKAIFIRGLPEMPISDIYLNNITIKADKAGDCIEGKNIQLTNVKLLTADNGKMNVQDSKAIKMGD from the coding sequence ATGAATATAAGACATTACTTACTGGTATTATTGTTACCGTTGATCAGCTGGATGCCGGCTGATCAACCCCGTATTTTCCTGATTGGCGATTCCACGATGTCCAGCAAACCACTGGAAGATAATCCCGAAAGAGGTTGGGGCCAGCTGTTCCCGCAATTCCTGGATGGCATTGAAGTAAAGAACTATGCCGTGAATGGCAGGAGTACCAAAAGCTTCATCAATGAACATCGCTGGGATTCTGTTTTAGCACAGTTAAAAAAGGGTGACTGGGTGCTCATCCAGTTTGGCCACAATGACCAGAAGAAAGAAGATTCCACCCGCTATGCAGCTCCGAACGGCGCGTACAAAGACAACCTGTTGCGCTTTGTAAAAGAAGCCCGGGCCAAAGGTGCCAACCCCGTACTCATCACACCTGTGATGCGACGTAAGTTTGACGACAAAGGCAACTTCGTGGACCAGCATGGGGAATATCCCGGTGTAGTGAGGGCACTGGCCGCACAGTACAAAGTACCCCTCATCGACCTGCATAAAAGCAGTGAAGCCCTCATTGTACAACACGGTGTACAGGGTTCTGAAAAGCTATTTAAAACCACACCGGCAGGGCACTACACCAAATTGCCCGATGGGGTGACAGACAATACCCACTTTAACACCTACGGCGCTACCCTCGTAGCTGGCCTGGTGGCAAAGGAAATTCATGAGAAACACATTGGGCTGGATCCTTTTTTGAAAAAGACCGCTTTTGAAGGCAAATACCGCTTTGATCTGCCAGAGGTATATGAACCTCATTTCAGAAGAGATACGCTGAATATCCTGTCCTTTGGTGCCAAATCTGATGGTGTGACCCTCAATAGTCAGAGCATCAATGCCGCTATCGATACCTGTAGCAACAGGGGGGGAGGGGTGGTAATGATCCCTTCCGGCTTATGGCTCACTGGCCCGATTGTATTAAAGAGCAATGTGAACCTTTACCTGGCGCCGAATTCCATCTTACAGTTTACAACCGATTTTTCCCAATACCCTTTAATAGAAACAACTTACGAGGGGCTTAAAGCCATGCGCTGCCAGGCCCCTCTTTCTGCCCTCAATGCGGAAAACATTGCGATCACCGGCAAAGGTATTCTCGATGGCGGTGGCGATGCATGGCGCATTGTCAAGAAAGATAAGCTGACAGAAAGCCAATGGAAGAAACTGACCACTTCCGGCGGTATCACCGGCGAAGACCAGAAGACCTGGTACCCGTCTGAGAAATCACAGAAAGGTTCGAAAACCCAGCAGGCGGGCGTGATCGCTCCCGGCAAAACCGCTGCTGATTACAATGATATCAAAGACTTCCTGCGCCCTAATATGATCAGCATCGCTTCCTGCAAATATGTATTGCTGGAAGGCGTAACTTTCCAGAACTCACCGGCCTGGTGTTTGCACCCATTATTGTGCGAACACATCACCCTGAGAAATGTATATGCAAAGAACCCATGGTATGCACAGAACGGCGATGGCCTTGATCTTGAATCCTGCCGTTTTGCACGTATCGAAGGCTGTACGTTCGATGTAGGTGATGATGGCATCTGTATCAAATCCGGCAGAGATGAACAGGGTAGAAAAAGAGGCGTGCCTACGGCCGATGTGATCGTGAATAATTGTACGGTGTACCATGCACACGGTGGATTCGTGATCGGTAGCGAAATGTCAGGCGGAGCGAACAATTTATATGTATCTGATTGTTCTTTCTTAGGCACCGATATCGGATTGCGTTTCAAAACAACCCGTGGCCGCGGTGGTATCGTAGAAAAGATCTACGTGAATAATATCAATATGGAAAACATTCCTGCGGAAGCCATCCTCTTTGATATGTACTACATGGCGAAAGATCCTGTAGTACTGGTAGGCGAGAAAAGAGAAGCTCCTAAGGTGGAGACGATCCCTGTTACAGATGGCACGCCCCGCTTCAGGGATTTTCATATCAACAATGTGGTGTGTAATGGTGCGGCAAAGGCGATCTTTATCCGGGGCTTACCAGAAATGCCTATCAGTGATATCTACCTGAATAATATCACCATCAAAGCAGACAAAGCAGGTGATTGCATAGAAGGTAAAAACATTCAACTGACAAACGTAAAACTGCTCACTGCCGACAATGGCAAAATGAACGTGCAGGATAGCAAAGCAATAAAAATGGGAGACTAA
- a CDS encoding glycoside hydrolase family 88 protein — protein sequence MKRTGLIFLLVVAATMQGNAQSAAPMATTVMRLWKDSLQETGKTPHWTYDQGVVLEGFAGLWKNTGDGKYFRFIQEGIDSYIDKEGNIRTYKQDDYNIDNIKNGRALLLLYKVTNEEKYKLAAEKLREQLRKQPRTNAGGFWHKKRYPYQMWLDGLYMGEPFYAEYAALFHEDTAFRDITRQFVLMETNSRDAKTGLLYHGYDESRQQKWADKTTGRSPNFWGRAMGWYGMALVDVLEYYPAGHPGRDSLLQILQRYAAAVKKYQDPASGVWYQILDKAGKKGNYLEASVSSMFVYTLAKGIRLGYLPESYLTIAKKGFNGINKQFIRPAAEGGVNLEGTVTVGGLGGDPYRDGSYEYYLSEKVIQNDPKGVGAYMQAANEIDLLAIPKTGKGLTITIDNFFNHEVKSNGTIWHYVWDEMDNGGYSLWGEIFHSKGVHTAMLPAAPTAANLAKTNILLIVDPDTEKETAKPNFMTPAYADVIYDWVKKGGILVILQNDKGNAEIEKFNTLTERFGIHFNEDSRNHVEGKQFEQGALYLPAGNPVFAHTKKIYIKEISTLKLSPPATSIFNDKGDVIMAVSKVGKGAVFAVGDPWFYNEYLDGRRLSPDFENYQAATDLADWMIREAKK from the coding sequence ATGAAAAGAACAGGCTTAATTTTTCTATTAGTTGTAGCTGCCACCATGCAGGGCAACGCGCAATCTGCTGCCCCGATGGCCACTACCGTCATGAGATTATGGAAAGACTCATTACAGGAAACCGGCAAAACACCTCACTGGACTTACGACCAGGGTGTAGTACTGGAAGGCTTTGCAGGCCTCTGGAAAAACACCGGTGATGGAAAGTATTTCCGGTTTATCCAGGAAGGCATTGATTCGTACATTGACAAAGAAGGTAATATCCGTACTTATAAACAGGATGATTACAACATCGATAATATCAAAAACGGCCGTGCTTTATTGTTGTTGTACAAAGTGACCAATGAAGAGAAATATAAACTGGCCGCTGAAAAGCTAAGGGAACAATTGCGCAAACAACCGCGTACAAATGCCGGTGGTTTCTGGCACAAAAAGCGCTACCCTTATCAGATGTGGTTAGATGGTTTATATATGGGTGAACCTTTCTATGCAGAATACGCGGCTTTATTCCACGAGGATACTGCCTTCCGTGATATCACGAGACAATTCGTGCTCATGGAAACAAACAGCCGGGATGCGAAGACAGGCTTACTTTATCATGGCTATGATGAATCCCGCCAACAGAAATGGGCGGATAAGACCACAGGCCGCTCCCCAAATTTCTGGGGTAGGGCCATGGGCTGGTATGGCATGGCGCTCGTAGATGTATTGGAATATTATCCTGCCGGTCACCCGGGCAGAGACAGCCTGTTGCAGATCTTACAACGCTACGCCGCGGCTGTAAAGAAATACCAGGATCCTGCCAGCGGTGTCTGGTACCAGATCCTGGACAAGGCAGGAAAGAAAGGGAATTACCTTGAGGCCTCTGTAAGCAGTATGTTCGTGTACACACTGGCCAAAGGTATCCGCTTAGGTTACCTGCCTGAATCCTATTTAACCATCGCAAAAAAAGGATTCAACGGGATCAATAAACAATTCATTCGTCCTGCTGCCGAAGGCGGCGTAAACCTCGAAGGTACTGTTACCGTAGGTGGCTTAGGTGGCGACCCTTACCGCGATGGCAGCTATGAATACTACCTGAGTGAAAAGGTGATCCAGAACGATCCCAAAGGTGTAGGCGCCTACATGCAGGCTGCCAATGAAATAGACCTGCTGGCTATACCTAAAACCGGCAAAGGGCTCACCATCACCATCGATAACTTCTTCAACCATGAAGTAAAAAGCAATGGCACCATCTGGCATTATGTATGGGATGAGATGGATAATGGGGGGTACTCCCTCTGGGGCGAAATCTTCCACAGCAAAGGTGTGCATACCGCCATGTTGCCTGCTGCACCTACAGCTGCAAATCTGGCAAAGACAAATATCTTACTGATCGTAGATCCTGATACAGAAAAGGAAACTGCAAAACCCAATTTCATGACGCCTGCTTATGCAGATGTGATTTATGACTGGGTAAAGAAAGGAGGTATCTTAGTCATCCTGCAAAATGATAAAGGCAATGCTGAAATAGAAAAATTCAACACCCTTACAGAACGCTTCGGTATTCACTTCAATGAGGATAGCCGCAACCATGTAGAAGGAAAACAATTTGAGCAGGGGGCTTTATACCTGCCTGCAGGAAACCCTGTTTTTGCCCACACAAAGAAGATCTACATCAAAGAGATCTCGACGCTGAAACTCTCGCCGCCTGCTACCTCCATCTTCAATGATAAAGGAGATGTGATCATGGCTGTGTCCAAAGTAGGCAAGGGTGCCGTCTTTGCCGTTGGCGATCCATGGTTCTACAATGAATACCTTGATGGACGCAGACTCTCACCTGATTTTGAAAATTATCAGGCAGCAACTGATCTGGCAGATTGGATGATTCGGGAAGCAAAGAAATAA
- a CDS encoding tagaturonate reductase has product MQLSKNHVALPELPERVLQFGTGVLLRGLPDYFIDKANKAGIFNGRIVVIKSTDKGGTDAFAAQDNLYTQCIQGIHAGQPVSEHVINTSISRVLSAASQWSEILACAENPDMEIIISNTTEVGISLTDDDIHADPPSSFPGKLLAFLLKRYQFKQKGMVIIPTELIPDNGTKLKNIVLEQAKRHHLEQPFIHWLETENHFCNSLVDRIVPGALPKEEQAATEKQLGYEDQLMIMSEVYRLWAIETASEKVKKILSFAKADEGVVLAPDINVFRELKLRLLNGTHTLTCGLAQLAGFETVREAMEDTAFEAVIAALMQHEIVPAITDINIREDAAHRFAISVLDRFRNPFIQHRWLSITMQYTSKMKMRVIPILKKYYQHVHEVPALLAMGFAAYLLTMKQDIQDDHAAYFKEKWAQLSPEALVQEVLKNEALWGEDLTRYKGFAQAVTVMLNNLINEGAATLIKRVAAETTVI; this is encoded by the coding sequence ATGCAATTGTCTAAAAATCACGTAGCCCTCCCGGAGCTTCCTGAAAGGGTGCTGCAATTTGGTACCGGCGTGCTTCTCCGTGGTCTCCCTGATTATTTCATAGATAAAGCTAATAAAGCCGGCATTTTCAATGGCCGCATTGTCGTGATCAAATCAACTGACAAAGGTGGTACAGATGCCTTTGCTGCACAGGATAATCTCTATACACAATGTATACAAGGGATCCATGCCGGACAGCCTGTTTCAGAACATGTTATTAATACTTCCATCAGCCGGGTGCTCTCCGCAGCATCGCAATGGTCAGAGATACTTGCCTGCGCAGAGAACCCTGATATGGAGATCATTATATCCAATACAACCGAAGTCGGTATCAGTCTAACTGACGATGATATTCATGCAGATCCACCATCATCTTTCCCCGGAAAATTGCTCGCGTTCTTACTGAAACGCTATCAGTTTAAACAGAAAGGAATGGTCATCATCCCTACAGAACTCATTCCTGACAATGGTACGAAACTGAAAAATATCGTCCTTGAACAGGCGAAACGACACCATTTGGAGCAACCATTTATCCACTGGCTGGAAACGGAAAATCACTTCTGTAACTCGCTCGTAGATCGCATTGTACCCGGTGCTTTGCCAAAAGAAGAACAGGCGGCGACAGAAAAACAACTTGGTTACGAAGACCAACTCATGATCATGTCTGAAGTCTATCGCCTATGGGCGATAGAAACAGCAAGCGAAAAAGTAAAAAAGATACTATCTTTTGCTAAAGCAGATGAAGGTGTGGTACTCGCACCAGACATCAATGTATTCCGTGAATTGAAGTTGCGCTTATTGAATGGTACGCACACGCTCACCTGTGGTTTAGCACAGCTGGCCGGATTTGAAACGGTGCGCGAGGCAATGGAAGATACCGCTTTTGAAGCAGTGATTGCTGCCCTCATGCAACATGAAATCGTGCCTGCTATTACTGATATCAATATCCGTGAAGATGCTGCGCATCGCTTTGCTATCAGCGTATTGGACCGCTTCCGCAATCCCTTCATCCAGCATCGCTGGCTCAGTATCACCATGCAGTATACGAGCAAAATGAAGATGCGTGTCATTCCCATTCTGAAGAAATACTATCAGCATGTACATGAAGTACCTGCGTTACTGGCCATGGGTTTTGCTGCTTATCTGCTCACCATGAAGCAGGATATACAGGATGATCATGCTGCATACTTCAAAGAGAAATGGGCGCAACTATCTCCTGAAGCGCTCGTACAGGAAGTACTGAAAAATGAAGCCTTATGGGGCGAAGACTTAACCAGGTACAAAGGTTTCGCTCAGGCTGTTACCGTCATGTTGAATAATTTAATCAATGAAGGAGCTGCTACCCTGATCAAACGGGTCGCTGCAGAAACAACCGTGATATGA
- a CDS encoding RagB/SusD family nutrient uptake outer membrane protein, with amino-acid sequence MKRYYFLLILLTGLACNKQLEEYNPSGLTTDQVFSTPEGFETLVNAVYTYNRWWYGKEEGYSISEMGTDLWTSGTGDKYPDITQYINLQASNTVMSGLWKQLYAAINLCNTGIGRIDKAGYTDDVKKTRNAELHFMRAFYYWHIVEMWGGVHFTVDETTGVQTTANRTPADTFYAQIFRDLDVAVNDLPLTTTDYGRATKPVAQAFLARMCLTRNLNERAAVLADSVINNYGYSLQAKYADLWSMSNLQNKEVVWAVNYMKNLVYDDRVDATLYPNGHSRGANNGHLMFIMKYDDLPGMQRDVANGRPFNRYMPSLFLLNLFNEKADARYAATFKQVWYCNNLNTAPAGMKLGDTAIVITKYAVTNADTAGKKYRTYDRNLVYATNGGGKDRTHYISLQKFDDPTRASMNEEESARDAFIIRLAEMYLVAAEAQFKLGNNGKAADYINVIRKRAAIAGHEAEMLITDADITLDFILDERARELAGEQLRWFDLKRTGKLEERIKSYSPDPATYFQSYHNLRPIPQDQIDAVTNKTEFTQNPGYQ; translated from the coding sequence ATGAAACGCTACTATTTCCTCCTCATATTATTAACCGGCCTCGCTTGTAACAAGCAGCTGGAAGAATACAATCCATCGGGCCTCACCACCGACCAGGTATTCAGTACCCCCGAAGGTTTTGAAACACTGGTGAATGCCGTCTACACCTACAACCGCTGGTGGTATGGCAAAGAAGAGGGTTACAGCATCTCTGAAATGGGGACCGACCTCTGGACCAGCGGTACCGGCGATAAATACCCCGACATTACCCAATATATAAATTTACAGGCCAGCAATACCGTGATGAGCGGACTCTGGAAACAACTCTATGCCGCCATCAACCTGTGCAATACAGGCATTGGCCGTATTGACAAAGCAGGTTATACCGACGATGTCAAAAAGACACGCAATGCTGAACTTCATTTTATGCGCGCATTCTACTACTGGCATATCGTTGAAATGTGGGGCGGCGTACACTTCACAGTGGATGAAACCACAGGCGTCCAGACGACAGCTAATCGTACGCCTGCAGATACATTTTACGCGCAGATATTCCGTGACCTGGATGTCGCTGTCAACGACCTGCCACTCACCACAACGGACTATGGCCGCGCTACCAAACCTGTTGCACAGGCTTTTCTGGCCAGAATGTGCCTGACCCGCAATCTCAACGAAAGAGCGGCTGTACTCGCTGACTCTGTTATTAACAATTATGGATATAGCTTACAGGCAAAATATGCTGATCTTTGGAGCATGAGCAACCTGCAGAATAAGGAAGTGGTGTGGGCTGTGAACTATATGAAAAACCTGGTCTACGATGACCGGGTTGATGCCACCCTTTATCCCAACGGCCACTCCCGTGGTGCCAACAATGGTCACCTCATGTTCATCATGAAATACGATGACCTGCCGGGTATGCAGCGCGACGTAGCCAATGGCCGTCCTTTCAACAGGTATATGCCATCACTCTTCCTGCTGAACCTGTTCAACGAAAAAGCAGATGCCCGTTATGCAGCTACCTTCAAACAGGTATGGTATTGCAATAACCTGAATACTGCCCCAGCTGGTATGAAACTGGGCGATACCGCGATTGTGATCACTAAATATGCAGTCACCAACGCAGATACCGCCGGCAAAAAGTACAGAACGTACGACAGGAACCTGGTATATGCTACAAACGGCGGTGGTAAAGACCGTACGCACTATATTTCTCTACAGAAATTCGATGATCCTACCCGTGCCTCCATGAATGAAGAAGAAAGCGCCCGCGATGCATTCATCATCCGGCTGGCCGAGATGTACCTGGTCGCAGCAGAAGCGCAGTTCAAACTGGGCAACAATGGCAAAGCTGCTGACTACATCAACGTAATCCGTAAAAGAGCCGCCATCGCCGGTCATGAAGCCGAGATGCTCATCACCGATGCTGACATTACACTCGACTTCATCCTCGATGAAAGAGCACGTGAACTGGCTGGCGAACAGTTAAGATGGTTCGATCTGAAACGTACCGGCAAACTGGAAGAACGTATTAAAAGCTACAGCCCTGATCCGGCTACCTACTTCCAGTCTTATCACAACCTGCGCCCGATTCCGCAGGATCAGATAGATGCCGTAACTAACAAAACTGAATTCACTCAAAATCCTGGCTACCAATAA